The following are from one region of the Arthrobacter sp. TMP15 genome:
- a CDS encoding DUF402 domain-containing protein, producing the protein MFVSETLPGLVAQSRDMPVPGDIIVARNRKYDGSAHWVVPGHHLGSDEHGHWVFQGTGEFISRPGAALYTESDAILLIPHTGDWVATFFDDSHPAGVELYIDLAVEMGWHRIRDGVVEFHMIDMDLDVIRTRDRGLYIDDQDEFADHRVTLAYPEELCLRVETACSALRTAVAAGNAPFDGRAAAWFAVGRTSP; encoded by the coding sequence ATGTTTGTGAGTGAAACTCTCCCTGGGCTAGTGGCCCAATCACGAGATATGCCGGTCCCGGGAGACATTATTGTTGCCAGGAACCGGAAATACGACGGTTCCGCCCACTGGGTCGTGCCAGGGCATCATTTGGGCTCCGACGAGCACGGGCACTGGGTTTTTCAAGGAACTGGTGAGTTCATTTCCAGGCCAGGAGCGGCGCTTTATACCGAGTCGGATGCCATTTTACTGATACCGCACACTGGTGACTGGGTTGCCACCTTTTTTGATGATTCCCACCCTGCCGGAGTGGAACTCTACATAGATTTGGCAGTGGAAATGGGGTGGCATCGCATCCGGGACGGTGTTGTAGAATTCCACATGATCGATATGGATCTTGACGTCATCCGAACCAGGGACCGCGGACTTTATATTGACGATCAAGATGAATTTGCCGATCATCGCGTGACCCTGGCGTATCCAGAGGAGCTGTGTCTACGCGTAGAGACAGCTTGTTCTGCGTTACGCACGGCTGTAGCGGCTGGAAACGCACCATTCGACGGCCGCGCTGCGGCCTGGTTCGCCGTAGGAAGGACATCGCCATGA
- the dxs gene encoding 1-deoxy-D-xylulose-5-phosphate synthase — translation MGLLETIKHPRDLSKLSETQMETLAQEVRDFLIENVSQTGGHLGPNLGVVELTLAIHRVFDSPRDSIVFDTGHQSYVHKLVTGRQDFSTLRQQGGLSGYPDRAESEHDIVESSHASSSLSWADGIARARQLNGENDRYVVAVIGDGALTGGMTWEAINNIAADKNRKLIIVVNDNGRSYAPTVGGVADYLASLRPAIDHVRTHKKYEASMSWGKKRLQDGNAAGRLVYKSLHAAKEGVKDWWAPQGLFDDLGMKYVGPVDGHDEKAMEAALTAAKNYGGPVIVHAFTEKGRGYAPARADINDQFHAVGVINPETGASVEAPSGESWTAVFGDEIAKIAQERSDIVAVTGAMLLPVGLAKFAEQFPDRVIDVGIAEQHALTMAAGMAFGGLHPVIAIYATFLNRAFDQLLMDVALHKAGVTIVLDRAGVTGPDGASHHGMWDLSMLQIVPGLHLAAPRDAERLREELREAVVISDAPTVVRYSKGKVGPEVVALERLRDGVDVLKRTHHDMPSAGTDPQMDVLIVSVGAMSELCLEVAQRIGDQGITSTVVDPRWVLPVPHSIVALASQHRIVIVVEDGVRVGGVGSRIRQELRAAGIDTALNEVGLPVEFLDHGSRAQVLERVGLTAQRVAQDVVDQVLGTKVPFARSLPGQPAPRTGQMPVL, via the coding sequence TTGGGACTTTTAGAAACCATTAAGCATCCGCGTGACCTGAGTAAGCTCAGTGAAACCCAGATGGAAACCCTTGCCCAGGAAGTCCGAGACTTCCTGATCGAGAACGTGTCCCAAACAGGGGGACATCTAGGACCAAATCTGGGTGTTGTGGAGCTCACGTTGGCGATCCATAGAGTTTTCGACTCGCCCCGTGACAGCATCGTTTTTGACACCGGCCATCAGTCCTATGTGCATAAACTTGTCACCGGCCGCCAAGATTTCTCCACTCTGCGCCAGCAAGGTGGCCTCTCCGGCTACCCAGATCGAGCTGAATCTGAGCATGACATTGTTGAAAGCTCGCACGCATCTTCCTCCCTTTCCTGGGCCGACGGCATAGCCCGGGCCCGTCAGCTTAACGGTGAAAACGACCGCTATGTAGTGGCTGTTATTGGTGACGGCGCTCTAACCGGTGGTATGACCTGGGAAGCAATCAACAACATAGCTGCCGATAAGAATCGCAAGCTGATTATTGTTGTCAACGACAACGGTCGCTCCTACGCACCCACTGTGGGCGGAGTAGCCGACTATTTGGCTTCGCTGCGTCCAGCGATCGATCATGTGCGGACCCACAAAAAATATGAAGCCTCCATGTCGTGGGGAAAAAAACGACTGCAGGACGGCAATGCCGCAGGCCGGTTAGTGTACAAGAGCTTGCATGCAGCCAAAGAAGGTGTCAAAGACTGGTGGGCCCCGCAGGGTCTTTTTGATGATCTGGGAATGAAATATGTTGGCCCTGTTGACGGTCACGATGAGAAGGCCATGGAAGCTGCTCTGACGGCTGCGAAGAACTATGGCGGTCCTGTGATTGTCCATGCTTTCACTGAGAAAGGACGGGGCTACGCGCCCGCCCGCGCGGACATCAATGACCAGTTTCATGCCGTGGGAGTTATTAATCCCGAGACCGGCGCATCTGTTGAAGCGCCTAGCGGTGAGTCCTGGACAGCAGTGTTTGGGGATGAGATCGCCAAAATTGCTCAGGAGAGATCTGACATCGTGGCAGTCACCGGTGCCATGCTTCTTCCCGTGGGGCTAGCCAAATTTGCTGAACAGTTTCCGGACCGTGTCATTGACGTAGGCATAGCCGAACAACATGCGCTGACGATGGCCGCAGGTATGGCCTTCGGTGGTCTGCATCCTGTAATCGCCATTTACGCGACCTTCCTCAACCGGGCCTTCGATCAGCTCTTGATGGATGTGGCCCTGCATAAAGCAGGGGTCACTATCGTTTTGGACCGGGCAGGTGTGACTGGTCCTGACGGTGCAAGCCACCACGGTATGTGGGATCTTTCAATGCTTCAAATTGTTCCCGGCCTGCACCTTGCAGCCCCACGCGATGCTGAGCGGCTACGCGAGGAACTGCGTGAAGCAGTCGTAATCTCTGATGCCCCAACGGTTGTGCGCTATTCCAAAGGCAAAGTGGGCCCGGAGGTTGTAGCTCTCGAACGGCTCCGCGACGGTGTAGACGTCCTGAAACGAACGCACCATGACATGCCAAGTGCAGGTACGGACCCGCAAATGGACGTGCTTATTGTCAGCGTGGGTGCCATGAGTGAGCTCTGCCTTGAAGTGGCTCAACGCATCGGCGATCAAGGCATCACCTCCACTGTTGTTGACCCTCGGTGGGTGTTGCCGGTACCGCATTCAATCGTGGCCTTGGCATCCCAGCACCGGATTGTCATTGTGGTTGAAGATGGCGTGCGTGTAGGTGGGGTTGGCTCACGTATCCGCCAAGAACTTCGTGCCGCTGGCATTGATACGGCGCTGAATGAGGTTGGACTGCCGGTGGAATTCCTGGACCATGGCTCTCGCGCCCAGGTACTGGAGCGGGTTGGTTTGACAGCTCAGCGTGTGGCTCAGGATGTAGTTGATCAGGTCCTGGGAACGAAGGTTCCCTTTGCCCGTTCGCTGCCAGGGCAGCCGGCTCCGCGCACGGGGCAGATGCCTGTTCTGTGA